One stretch of Streptomyces hygroscopicus DNA includes these proteins:
- a CDS encoding ferredoxin: protein MKVTVDQDKCVASGQCVVAAMEVFDQRDEDGIVVLLNAEPPAGQAEDVRHAAAVCPALAIEIQD from the coding sequence ATGAAGGTGACCGTCGATCAGGACAAGTGCGTCGCTTCCGGCCAGTGTGTGGTCGCCGCGATGGAGGTCTTCGACCAGCGCGACGAGGACGGCATCGTCGTGCTGCTCAACGCCGAGCCCCCGGCCGGGCAGGCCGAGGACGTCCGGCACGCCGCGGCCGTCTGTCCGGCCCTGGCCATCGAAATCCAGGACTAG
- a CDS encoding oxidoreductase, producing MSSTDLQDRGVIVTGAGSGIGRATALRFAAEGAKVLVADLDRDGAEQVVAAIGTQGGTARAVVGDLGEQRVVDEVVATAVQEFGGLDVLVNNAGIMDRFSAVADTDDTEWNRVLRVNLTAPFMLTRAALPHMLAAGRGAIVFTASEASLRGSTAGAAYTAAKHGVVGLVKSLAVMYRDQGIRANAIAPGGTATAIRVDARPGEHGPAVIGAHVATAGRIATAEEQAAAILFLASEAASNVNGVILPVDNGWSAV from the coding sequence GTGAGCAGCACCGATCTTCAGGATCGCGGCGTCATCGTCACCGGAGCGGGATCGGGGATCGGCCGGGCCACGGCCCTGAGGTTCGCCGCCGAGGGGGCGAAGGTGCTGGTCGCGGATCTCGACCGGGACGGCGCCGAACAGGTCGTCGCGGCCATAGGGACACAAGGGGGCACAGCCCGCGCGGTCGTCGGCGACCTGGGCGAACAGCGGGTGGTGGACGAGGTCGTCGCCACGGCCGTGCAGGAGTTCGGCGGCCTGGACGTCCTGGTCAACAACGCCGGCATCATGGACCGCTTCTCGGCGGTCGCGGACACCGACGACACCGAATGGAACCGGGTGCTGCGGGTCAATCTGACGGCCCCGTTCATGCTCACCCGGGCCGCGCTGCCGCACATGCTGGCGGCGGGCCGGGGCGCGATCGTCTTCACCGCCTCGGAGGCGTCGCTGCGCGGCAGTACGGCCGGTGCCGCCTATACCGCCGCCAAGCACGGTGTGGTGGGCCTGGTGAAGTCCCTCGCGGTGATGTACCGGGACCAGGGGATCCGGGCCAACGCGATCGCCCCCGGCGGCACCGCCACCGCCATCCGGGTCGACGCCCGGCCGGGAGAGCATGGCCCGGCGGTCATCGGAGCCCATGTCGCGACCGCCGGCCGGATCGCCACGGCCGAGGAGCAGGCCGCCGCCATCCTCTTCCTCGCCTCAGAGGCCGCGAGCAACGTCAACGGCGTCATCCTGCCCGTCGACAACGGCTGGTCGGCCGTCTGA
- a CDS encoding FAD-dependent pyridine nucleotide-disulfide oxidoreductase, whose product MHNQPLHSSEALDYLVIGAGPAGLQLGHLLATAGHTYRILEAGNRPGTFFQKFPRHRQLISSNKVHTGIDDPEFNLRMDWNSLLSPDPELLFTRYSKRYFPAADDYVRYLADFAEAFDLDIAFDTRAVRIRRDDDGFTVTDQHGGDHRGRRLVMATGVSRPHIPDVPGIETAEDYSDVSVDPEDFTDQRVLILGKGNSALETADNLIETAAVIHVAGPHSLRLAWKSHYVGHLRAVNNNFLDTYQLKSQNAILDGNVLSIEKEPGDGGQYRVRFSFSRANEVVKEIPYDRIIVCTGFRFDASPFDPECRPDLVINDRFAALTPAYESVNVPGLYFAGTLTQQRDFKKSTNGFIHGFRYGVRALSRILDERHHDRAWPAQPLATDPSALADAVVARVNRSSALWQQFGVIGDLLVAANGDQARYHEEVPVAYAHESPLTAGADYFIVTLEYGPDHDKVDPFDITVRRAAQNSVGEALDASYLHPVIRHFRGGELLGTHHMAENLENEWNHPKVHHAPLVEFFARELDAQPAGAGR is encoded by the coding sequence GTGCACAACCAACCTCTCCACTCTTCCGAGGCTCTTGACTACCTTGTCATCGGTGCCGGCCCCGCCGGCCTCCAGCTCGGGCATCTGCTGGCGACGGCGGGCCACACCTACCGGATCCTGGAAGCCGGGAACAGACCGGGCACCTTCTTTCAAAAGTTCCCCCGCCACCGCCAGCTGATCTCCAGCAACAAGGTGCACACCGGTATCGACGACCCCGAGTTCAACCTCCGGATGGACTGGAACTCCCTGCTGTCCCCCGATCCGGAGCTGCTGTTCACCCGTTACAGCAAGCGCTACTTCCCGGCCGCCGACGACTATGTGCGTTATCTGGCCGACTTCGCCGAGGCGTTCGACCTCGACATCGCCTTTGACACCCGGGCTGTGCGGATCCGCCGTGACGACGACGGCTTCACCGTCACCGATCAGCACGGCGGCGACCACCGCGGCCGCCGGCTGGTGATGGCCACCGGGGTGAGCCGGCCCCATATCCCCGATGTGCCCGGTATCGAGACCGCCGAGGACTACTCCGATGTCTCGGTGGACCCGGAGGACTTCACCGACCAGCGCGTCCTGATCCTCGGCAAGGGCAACTCCGCGCTGGAGACGGCCGACAACCTCATCGAGACGGCCGCCGTCATCCATGTGGCCGGACCGCACAGCCTGCGGCTGGCGTGGAAGAGCCACTATGTGGGCCATCTGCGCGCCGTCAATAACAACTTCCTCGACACATACCAGCTCAAATCACAGAACGCCATACTCGACGGCAATGTGCTCTCGATCGAGAAGGAGCCGGGCGACGGCGGCCAGTACCGAGTACGGTTCAGCTTCTCCCGGGCGAACGAGGTCGTGAAGGAGATCCCCTACGACCGGATCATCGTGTGCACCGGCTTCCGCTTCGACGCCTCGCCGTTCGACCCCGAGTGCCGCCCCGACCTGGTCATCAACGACCGCTTCGCCGCCCTCACACCGGCGTACGAGTCGGTCAATGTGCCCGGACTGTACTTCGCCGGCACCCTCACCCAGCAGCGCGACTTCAAGAAGTCCACCAACGGCTTCATCCATGGATTCCGCTACGGCGTACGGGCGTTGAGCCGCATTCTCGACGAACGCCACCATGACCGCGCCTGGCCGGCCCAGCCGCTGGCCACCGACCCGTCCGCGCTGGCGGACGCCGTAGTGGCGCGGGTCAACCGCAGTTCCGCGCTGTGGCAGCAGTTCGGTGTGATCGGCGACCTGCTGGTCGCGGCCAACGGCGACCAGGCCCGCTACCACGAGGAGGTGCCGGTCGCCTACGCCCATGAAAGCCCCCTGACGGCGGGCGCCGACTACTTCATCGTCACCCTGGAGTACGGCCCCGACCACGACAAGGTCGATCCCTTCGACATCACGGTGCGCCGGGCGGCCCAGAACTCGGTCGGGGAAGCCTTGGACGCCTCCTATCTGCATCCGGTGATCCGCCACTTCCGGGGCGGTGAACTCCTCGGCACCCACCACATGGCCGAGAACCTGGAGAACGAGTGGAACCATCCGAAGGTCCACCACGCCCCGCTGGTCGAGTTCTTCGCGCGTGAGCTGGACGCGCAACCCGCCGGCGCAGGGCGGTGA
- a CDS encoding 2-hydroxy-acid oxidase: MLMTVQDFETAARTRLDPVHADFIAGGAGDEITVRANEEAFRRLRLLPRVLRGNTERSLDITVLGSRARTPILLSPTAFHKLLVEEGELATARAATALGAIMIVSMASTVAVEDIAEATRGAGGGGDPAPLWFQLYLQPDLEFTRSLVRRATDAGCTALVVTVDSPVRGAHERDLRNGFLDLPEGLRCEHMADPREGGRVRPIAMSAEISWTHIDWLRGITSLPILLKGALHPEDARLAVRHGVDGLLLSNHGGRQLDTVPATIELLPEIHAAVAGRIPIVLDGGVRRGTDVVKALALGASAVGIGRPVMWALAEGGEKGVRRLLELLREELDQALALCGASGVQDLTPDLVRAPVWPPTYASATPPGGVVS; this comes from the coding sequence ATGCTGATGACCGTCCAGGACTTCGAAACCGCCGCCCGGACGAGACTCGACCCCGTCCACGCCGACTTCATCGCCGGTGGCGCCGGGGACGAGATCACCGTACGGGCCAATGAAGAGGCGTTCCGGCGGCTGCGGCTGCTGCCCAGGGTGCTGCGCGGCAACACCGAGCGGTCGCTGGACATCACCGTGCTCGGCAGCCGCGCGCGGACGCCGATCCTGCTCTCACCGACCGCCTTCCACAAACTCCTCGTCGAGGAAGGGGAGTTGGCCACCGCACGAGCCGCCACCGCCCTCGGCGCGATCATGATCGTGAGCATGGCGTCCACAGTGGCGGTGGAGGACATCGCGGAGGCCACCCGTGGCGCCGGTGGGGGCGGCGACCCGGCGCCCCTGTGGTTCCAGCTCTACCTCCAGCCGGACCTGGAGTTCACCCGGTCCCTGGTGCGGCGGGCCACCGACGCGGGGTGCACCGCGCTGGTGGTCACCGTGGACTCCCCGGTGCGCGGCGCACACGAGCGCGATCTGCGCAACGGCTTCCTCGACCTCCCGGAAGGACTGCGCTGCGAGCACATGGCCGATCCGCGCGAGGGCGGCCGGGTGCGGCCGATCGCCATGTCGGCGGAGATCTCCTGGACCCATATCGACTGGCTGCGCGGGATCACCTCGCTGCCGATCCTGCTCAAGGGCGCCCTGCACCCCGAGGACGCCCGGCTGGCGGTGCGCCACGGCGTCGACGGGCTGCTGCTGTCCAACCACGGGGGCCGTCAGCTGGACACCGTGCCCGCCACGATCGAGCTCCTCCCCGAGATCCACGCGGCGGTGGCCGGACGGATCCCGATCGTGCTGGACGGCGGTGTGCGGCGGGGCACCGATGTGGTCAAGGCGCTGGCGCTCGGCGCGTCCGCCGTGGGCATCGGCCGGCCGGTGATGTGGGCCCTGGCCGAGGGCGGCGAGAAGGGCGTACGGCGGCTGCTGGAGCTGCTGCGCGAGGAGCTCGACCAGGCGCTCGCGCTGTGCGGCGCCTCCGGTGTCCAGGACCTCACCCCGGATCTGGTGCGCGCCCCGGTATGGCCTCCCACCTACGCCTCCGCCACTCCGCCCGGTGGAGTGGTCTCATGA
- a CDS encoding cytochrome P450, whose amino-acid sequence MSRLGRAATGAAAVALTASLPHWLPRLVIDLRVRLFAQVNGEEGIPAPGREVPVEEFKRVYGHPAANGRSRGAALSDLFWYWLSPGPEVHQEHLEPGPRYDEVARTTRQILAGLSRERWSELVGRCTRRVLDELDQDTGGYGTREHRVRLRDLMMPVWAEVYYEVVFREPCPRHVRDLIVGNADDVVSALKCTSLRHMDRRNRLTAYLRERLASDPPPVALPSLLSRREQAYYLQGTFFNTAVVQTSEAMAHLLLALATHQSVQDRLLSGEEDADYLDHVINETLQHFPLFGVAHRITTGEIPRADRPPIPTGSVLLFNYPEYQQSGATGPQRFNPGRWLSADTRPSAFIPFGVTANRPCPARGFAVLTMRVAAEEILRRFRLESTAEHTRSLPSRGPCLLIPHTDRSAPAGRRPAGRAARLTGMRLGDRWAAIPRSLTQLVLGGYMVWDARRQGLCRNYFATASGDTAEPAVAVSR is encoded by the coding sequence ATGAGCCGCCTCGGACGGGCGGCCACCGGTGCGGCGGCCGTGGCGCTGACGGCCAGCCTGCCGCACTGGCTGCCCCGGCTGGTGATCGACCTGCGGGTGCGCCTCTTCGCGCAGGTCAACGGCGAGGAGGGAATTCCGGCACCCGGCCGTGAGGTGCCCGTCGAGGAGTTCAAACGGGTCTACGGGCATCCGGCCGCGAACGGCCGCAGCCGCGGCGCCGCCCTATCCGACCTCTTCTGGTACTGGCTCTCCCCCGGCCCCGAGGTCCATCAGGAGCACCTGGAACCCGGCCCGCGGTACGACGAGGTGGCCAGGACGACCCGGCAGATCCTCGCCGGGCTCTCCCGGGAGCGGTGGAGCGAACTGGTCGGCCGCTGCACCCGGCGGGTGCTCGATGAACTCGACCAGGACACCGGCGGATACGGCACCCGGGAGCACCGGGTGCGGCTGCGCGATCTGATGATGCCGGTGTGGGCCGAGGTCTACTACGAAGTGGTGTTCCGCGAACCGTGCCCACGCCATGTCCGGGACCTGATCGTCGGCAACGCCGACGACGTGGTCAGCGCCCTGAAGTGCACCAGCCTCCGCCATATGGACCGGCGGAACCGGCTCACCGCGTATCTGCGCGAACGGCTGGCGAGCGATCCCCCGCCGGTCGCGCTGCCGTCGCTGCTCAGCCGGCGGGAGCAGGCGTACTACCTCCAGGGCACGTTCTTCAACACCGCCGTGGTGCAGACGTCGGAGGCGATGGCCCATCTGCTGCTGGCACTCGCCACGCACCAGAGCGTCCAGGACCGACTGCTCTCCGGCGAGGAGGACGCCGACTACCTGGACCATGTCATCAACGAGACGCTCCAGCACTTCCCGCTGTTCGGCGTGGCCCACCGCATCACCACCGGGGAGATCCCCCGGGCCGACAGACCTCCGATACCCACGGGTTCGGTCCTGCTGTTCAACTACCCCGAGTATCAGCAGTCGGGAGCCACCGGCCCACAGCGGTTCAACCCCGGCCGCTGGCTGTCCGCCGACACCCGGCCCTCGGCGTTCATCCCGTTCGGCGTGACCGCCAACCGGCCCTGCCCGGCCCGTGGTTTCGCCGTGCTGACCATGCGGGTCGCGGCCGAGGAGATACTGCGGCGCTTCCGGCTGGAGTCCACGGCCGAGCACACCCGGTCGCTGCCCAGCCGTGGCCCCTGTCTGCTGATCCCGCACACCGACCGGTCGGCCCCGGCGGGCCGGAGACCGGCCGGGCGGGCGGCGAGGCTCACCGGTATGCGGCTGGGCGACCGATGGGCGGCCATCCCGCGCAGCCTCACCCAACTGGTGCTCGGCGGCTACATGGTGTGGGACGCCCGGCGCCAGGGACTGTGCCGGAACTACTTCGCCACAGCGTCCGGCGACACCGCCGAACCCGCCGTCGCGGTCAGCCGTTGA
- a CDS encoding cation:proton antiporter: protein MSPTELAPAFFIAAVVILLTCRLVVMATGRFGQPPVVGEMIAGVLLGPSLFGLVAPGASDAVFPPELIPVLYVAGQIGLVALMFHAGYEFRAHAGKGLAGTAVTVSAAGVVVPLLLGVGLTFAAHGHVPIFVDGVSVWVTAAFVGVTLAITAFPMLARIITEQGISGTRHGSLSLASGATDDAAAWLMLAGVLSVASEKTGPIVKALGGSLVFVAVLLLVGRRLLAWIMTRPGLSDETRLLFTVAVLFCGAWFTDTIQLYAVFGAFCVGLAMPRHEASERVVRTIQGATQVIFVPMFFTYSGLNTRFDVFADPAVMAFGAVCVVLASIGKFGGCWAAAKLCGEPGSVAVRVGALMNARGLMQLIALNIGLSAGIVGDELFAALVLVALATTVMTVPVLNWLDRRDARSRTAGEPSDTAAAVPAGS, encoded by the coding sequence ATGAGTCCCACTGAGCTCGCCCCTGCCTTCTTCATCGCCGCCGTGGTGATCCTGCTGACCTGCCGTCTGGTGGTGATGGCGACCGGCCGGTTCGGCCAGCCTCCGGTGGTCGGGGAGATGATCGCCGGTGTGCTGCTCGGCCCGTCGCTCTTCGGGCTGGTGGCTCCGGGCGCCTCGGACGCGGTCTTCCCGCCGGAGCTCATACCGGTGCTGTACGTGGCCGGGCAGATCGGCCTGGTGGCCCTGATGTTCCACGCGGGGTACGAATTCCGGGCCCACGCGGGCAAGGGGCTGGCCGGAACCGCGGTGACGGTCTCCGCCGCCGGGGTGGTGGTCCCGCTACTGCTGGGCGTGGGACTGACCTTCGCCGCCCACGGCCACGTCCCCATCTTCGTCGACGGGGTCTCGGTCTGGGTGACCGCGGCCTTCGTCGGGGTCACCCTCGCCATCACCGCCTTCCCGATGCTGGCCCGCATCATCACCGAGCAGGGGATCTCCGGGACCCGGCACGGTTCGCTGTCCCTCGCCTCGGGGGCCACCGACGACGCGGCCGCCTGGCTCATGCTCGCCGGGGTGCTGAGCGTGGCCTCGGAGAAGACAGGACCGATCGTCAAGGCGCTGGGCGGTTCGCTGGTCTTCGTGGCCGTCCTGCTCCTGGTGGGTCGGCGCCTGCTGGCGTGGATCATGACCAGGCCGGGGCTGAGCGACGAGACCCGGCTGCTGTTCACGGTCGCGGTGCTGTTCTGCGGCGCCTGGTTCACCGACACCATCCAGCTGTACGCGGTCTTCGGGGCGTTCTGCGTCGGGCTGGCCATGCCCCGCCACGAGGCGTCCGAGCGGGTGGTGCGGACCATCCAGGGGGCGACCCAGGTCATCTTCGTGCCGATGTTCTTCACGTACTCGGGTCTGAACACCCGCTTCGATGTGTTCGCCGACCCGGCCGTGATGGCGTTCGGCGCGGTCTGCGTCGTGCTCGCGTCGATCGGCAAGTTCGGCGGTTGCTGGGCGGCCGCCAAGCTGTGCGGGGAGCCGGGTTCGGTGGCGGTCAGGGTCGGCGCCCTGATGAACGCCCGCGGGCTGATGCAGCTCATCGCGCTCAACATCGGGCTGTCGGCCGGGATCGTCGGCGATGAGCTGTTCGCGGCGCTGGTCCTGGTGGCGCTGGCGACCACGGTGATGACGGTCCCGGTGCTCAACTGGCTGGACCGCCGGGACGCCAGATCCCGAACGGCCGGGGAGCCGAGCGACACCGCGGCGGCGGTGCCGGCCGGGAGCTGA
- a CDS encoding AMP-dependent synthetase, with protein sequence MDTLAGASGHRSPHDAESLPAAFPQALIDAFHTRPELPAFEHRSRVLSRGEVLELIGRCAEGLRAAGLGPGRSVAVATDVTPEGFAVLMAAYLLGCRVTGLRPGMTPAHLGHVLSDGIDVLVADETGATPELLDAAREVTVVRLGPDLLDAHPKATGELTAQGRPDDIAMVTLTSGSTGQPKGCTQTYRSLTLNWSWQPARWTEGTARLAERYERYLLFGTLTSAVIFEHLGACLMGGGTAVIPEPPLAFPQVFERHRITACLMTVPRLHHVLDVLRTDRVDTSSLRALLVAGSPLAPHRLAEAARRLGPVVHQGYGQTETGMLTLLAPDHMAQWPDQVYDSVGRAWSGVELDVRDPEGRSVPAGTTGEIWVRTDSAMAGYWKDEEQTREVLRAGWVRTRDVGHLDEHGFLRLTGRARDVVIINAIVHYAGAIERALAAHPDVDQAYVVGAPDERTGEAAHAFVVPAEGREPDLDAVRALVAAELGEASVPATVTVVTEVPVAPSGKPDKRALLSRVTGPLETA encoded by the coding sequence ATGGACACGTTAGCCGGAGCGTCCGGTCACAGATCCCCCCACGACGCCGAGTCCCTCCCGGCGGCCTTCCCTCAGGCCCTCATCGACGCCTTCCACACGCGGCCGGAGCTGCCCGCCTTCGAACACCGCTCACGCGTCCTCTCACGCGGTGAGGTGCTGGAGCTGATCGGCCGGTGCGCCGAAGGGCTGCGGGCGGCCGGCCTCGGCCCGGGGCGGTCGGTCGCGGTGGCCACCGATGTGACGCCCGAGGGTTTCGCGGTGCTCATGGCGGCCTACCTATTGGGCTGCCGGGTGACCGGGCTGCGGCCCGGTATGACCCCGGCCCATCTTGGCCACGTCCTCTCCGACGGAATCGACGTCCTGGTGGCCGACGAGACCGGCGCCACCCCCGAACTGCTGGACGCGGCGCGCGAGGTGACCGTGGTGCGGCTGGGCCCGGACCTCCTGGACGCCCACCCGAAGGCCACGGGGGAGCTGACCGCCCAGGGCCGTCCCGACGACATCGCCATGGTGACGCTCACCAGCGGCAGCACCGGACAACCCAAGGGCTGCACGCAGACCTACCGTTCGCTCACCCTCAACTGGTCGTGGCAGCCCGCGCGTTGGACCGAGGGGACCGCACGGCTCGCGGAGCGCTATGAGCGGTATTTGCTCTTCGGCACCCTGACCAGCGCGGTGATCTTCGAGCATCTCGGAGCCTGTCTGATGGGTGGCGGCACCGCCGTCATCCCCGAACCGCCGCTCGCCTTCCCTCAGGTCTTCGAGCGCCACCGGATCACCGCGTGTCTGATGACCGTGCCCCGGCTGCACCATGTGCTGGACGTGCTGCGCACCGACCGCGTGGACACCAGCAGCCTCCGGGCGCTGCTCGTGGCCGGGTCCCCGCTCGCCCCGCACCGGCTCGCGGAGGCGGCCCGGCGGCTGGGCCCGGTGGTGCACCAGGGGTACGGGCAGACAGAGACCGGCATGCTCACCCTGCTCGCCCCGGACCATATGGCCCAGTGGCCGGACCAGGTGTACGACTCGGTGGGCCGGGCGTGGTCCGGTGTGGAGTTGGACGTCCGTGACCCCGAGGGGCGTTCGGTGCCCGCCGGGACCACCGGCGAGATATGGGTGCGCACCGACTCCGCGATGGCGGGCTACTGGAAGGACGAGGAGCAGACCCGGGAGGTGCTGCGGGCGGGGTGGGTGCGCACCCGCGACGTCGGGCACCTGGACGAACACGGCTTTCTGCGGCTCACCGGGCGCGCCCGGGACGTGGTCATCATCAACGCGATCGTGCACTACGCCGGGGCGATCGAACGCGCGCTGGCGGCCCATCCCGATGTCGACCAGGCGTATGTGGTGGGCGCGCCCGACGAGCGCACCGGCGAAGCCGCACACGCCTTCGTCGTCCCGGCCGAGGGCCGTGAACCGGACCTTGACGCCGTACGTGCCCTTGTCGCGGCCGAGTTGGGGGAGGCGAGCGTCCCCGCCACCGTCACCGTGGTGACCGAAGTGCCGGTGGCGCCGAGCGGCAAACCGGACAAGCGGGCGCTGCTGTCGCGGGTCACCGGACCGCTGGAGACGGCGTGA
- a CDS encoding LuxR family transcriptional regulator, whose translation MDLTAAVDVIRAPLGEILPRLSDALSETIPHRALAELSGNCPHSPFKTHGHPPGDPASAITTVEMAALSPAARAEGSRQGPARMAGAEVPVLALHSDATARGALLVLVLTEETPVPAESVAAARTLWDLVTAHRDRMSVEAVPGTLAQSRAAAAARATAIAELVDAHGAALSALLGVLRRRDLDDSTARARAVDLAVTALVELRDRTDRDQALAEESAGDAFARLAETLRPVLRGLAVRLDLGPPGTEEGADRLLPADVANTARAVVHAVVHAMLDEQGPGQDGAPRPVRRVHVGWKVGDGELRATVRDDGPGVLRRTALDARRVGERLSALGGRLDVDAVPEWGTMVTATVPLGPPQPARKDPLYVLGARELEVLEQLARGRRNRQIAQELHISESTVKFHVANILEKLGVTSRGEAAALAHMWGATGS comes from the coding sequence ATGGACCTCACGGCCGCAGTCGATGTGATCCGGGCGCCCCTGGGCGAGATCCTGCCGCGCCTGTCGGATGCCCTCTCCGAGACGATTCCGCACCGGGCGCTGGCCGAGCTCTCCGGCAACTGTCCGCATTCACCGTTCAAGACCCATGGACACCCGCCCGGCGACCCCGCATCCGCCATCACCACCGTCGAGATGGCCGCCCTCTCCCCGGCGGCGCGCGCCGAGGGAAGCCGGCAGGGCCCGGCGCGGATGGCGGGGGCCGAGGTGCCCGTTCTGGCCCTGCACAGCGACGCCACCGCGCGGGGCGCGCTGCTCGTCCTCGTCCTGACCGAGGAGACCCCCGTCCCGGCCGAGTCGGTGGCGGCCGCCCGTACCCTGTGGGACCTGGTGACCGCGCACCGCGACCGGATGTCGGTGGAGGCGGTCCCCGGGACGCTGGCCCAGTCGCGGGCCGCGGCCGCGGCCCGGGCCACGGCCATCGCCGAGCTCGTGGACGCCCACGGCGCCGCCCTGTCCGCCCTGCTCGGCGTGTTGCGCCGACGCGATCTGGACGACTCGACCGCCCGGGCCCGCGCGGTGGACCTCGCCGTCACCGCCCTGGTCGAGCTGCGTGACCGGACCGACCGGGATCAGGCGCTGGCGGAGGAGTCGGCCGGTGACGCCTTCGCCCGGCTCGCCGAGACACTCCGCCCGGTGCTGCGCGGCCTGGCCGTACGGCTCGACCTGGGCCCGCCCGGCACGGAGGAGGGCGCCGACCGGCTGCTCCCCGCCGATGTGGCCAATACGGCCCGCGCGGTGGTGCACGCCGTGGTGCACGCCATGCTCGACGAGCAGGGACCGGGCCAGGACGGCGCGCCGCGCCCGGTGCGCCGCGTCCACGTCGGCTGGAAGGTCGGCGACGGCGAGCTGCGCGCCACCGTACGCGACGACGGCCCCGGCGTCCTGAGGCGGACCGCCCTGGACGCCCGCCGGGTCGGGGAGCGGCTGTCCGCGCTGGGCGGGCGGCTGGACGTGGACGCGGTCCCCGAGTGGGGCACCATGGTGACGGCCACCGTGCCGCTGGGCCCGCCGCAGCCGGCCCGCAAGGATCCGCTCTACGTCCTGGGGGCGCGCGAACTGGAGGTGCTGGAGCAGCTGGCCCGCGGACGGCGCAACCGGCAGATCGCCCAGGAGCTGCACATCAGCGAGTCGACGGTGAAGTTCCACGTGGCGAACATCCTGGAGAAGCTGGGGGTCACCTCGCGTGGCGAGGCCGCCGCGCTGGCCCACATGTGGGGGGCGACCGGCTCCTGA
- a CDS encoding NADPH:quinone reductase yields MKAIVYAEYGGPEVLRLKETEEPHPGPGQVRLKVMAAGVNPIDYKIRRGWMPQMGPASFPAIPGSEAAGVVDEIGEGVTGWSVGDEVLGWTATGAYAPYALATDVAPKPAGLDWETAAALPVATETSARVLDLLRLAEGETLLLHGAAGAVGGVGVQLAVARGATVIGTASPANHDYLRSLGAIPVAYGEGLAERVRAVAPGGVDAVYDAAGQGALPVSIELRGGTTDRIVTIADPAAADLGVTFSGGGGNRPLEAIADYARLAAEGKLRVPVVRSFPLADAAEAHEQSETGHSRGKLVLRP; encoded by the coding sequence ATGAAGGCGATCGTCTACGCGGAGTACGGCGGCCCCGAGGTGCTGCGGCTGAAGGAGACGGAGGAGCCCCATCCGGGTCCCGGGCAGGTGCGGCTGAAGGTCATGGCGGCCGGGGTGAACCCTATCGACTACAAGATCCGCCGTGGCTGGATGCCGCAGATGGGCCCGGCCTCCTTCCCCGCGATCCCGGGTTCGGAGGCGGCCGGGGTCGTCGACGAGATCGGTGAGGGGGTCACCGGTTGGTCGGTGGGCGACGAGGTGCTGGGCTGGACGGCCACCGGCGCCTACGCCCCGTACGCCCTGGCCACCGATGTCGCGCCCAAGCCCGCCGGGCTCGACTGGGAGACGGCCGCCGCACTGCCGGTGGCCACCGAGACCTCGGCACGCGTCCTCGACCTGCTGCGGCTCGCGGAGGGCGAGACGCTGCTGCTGCACGGCGCCGCCGGTGCGGTCGGCGGGGTCGGCGTCCAGCTCGCGGTGGCCCGGGGCGCCACCGTCATCGGCACCGCCTCCCCCGCCAACCACGACTATCTGCGCTCGCTCGGCGCGATCCCCGTGGCGTACGGCGAGGGCCTGGCCGAGCGGGTGCGCGCGGTGGCCCCGGGTGGTGTCGACGCCGTCTACGACGCGGCCGGCCAGGGCGCCCTGCCCGTCTCGATCGAGCTGCGGGGCGGCACGACCGACCGCATCGTCACCATCGCCGACCCCGCGGCCGCCGATCTCGGTGTCACGTTCTCCGGAGGCGGCGGCAACCGCCCTCTGGAGGCCATCGCCGACTACGCCCGGCTCGCCGCGGAGGGCAAGCTGCGGGTGCCCGTCGTGCGCAGCTTCCCGCTCGCGGACGCCGCCGAGGCCCATGAGCAGAGCGAGACCGGCCACAGCCGAGGCAAGCTCGTCCTGCGGCCCTGA